A genomic region of Nostoc sp. UHCC 0702 contains the following coding sequences:
- a CDS encoding Uma2 family endonuclease: MNVVTPKRFTIEEYHQLIALGFLKQSDRIELIRGELIQMVAKGTPHTVCGSILCRQLDRLLGDRAVIRGQDPITLPNASEPEPDVVIARGLDEDYLVHHPYPEDILLVIEISDSTLIYDQTKKLEMYAEAGIYNYWIVDLNARQLERYSQPYQNAQGEFNYLSKQIYLLHQLVEIPGFEDSLLNLSRIFSLGAVGQ, from the coding sequence ATGAACGTTGTCACACCAAAGCGATTCACCATTGAAGAATATCATCAATTGATTGCACTGGGATTTCTCAAACAGAGCGATCGCATTGAATTGATTCGCGGGGAATTGATCCAAATGGTAGCAAAAGGGACTCCTCATACAGTCTGTGGTTCTATCTTGTGTCGTCAATTGGATCGACTTTTAGGCGACCGCGCAGTCATTAGGGGACAAGATCCAATTACCCTACCAAATGCAAGTGAACCTGAACCAGATGTGGTGATCGCACGCGGCTTAGATGAAGATTATCTGGTTCATCATCCCTATCCAGAAGATATTTTGCTTGTGATAGAAATTTCCGATTCTACATTGATTTATGACCAAACAAAAAAGTTAGAAATGTACGCAGAAGCGGGAATTTATAATTATTGGATTGTAGACTTAAATGCACGTCAACTAGAGCGCTATAGTCAGCCTTATCAAAATGCTCAAGGTGAATTTAACTATCTCAGCAAACAGATTTATTTATTACATCAGTTAGTAGAAATTCCTGGGTTTGAAGATAGTTTATTAAACTTGAGTCGGATTTTTTCTTTGGGTGCTGTTGGTCAGTAA
- a CDS encoding XisH family protein yields MSAKDRFHEAVKKGLQKEQWVITHDPLRIEFGKEDEVRIDLGAERLLAAEKAGEKIAVEVKSFLSDSALFDFYMALGQFLNYRLVLEVTQKERILYLAVPIATYESFFQRDLPQASVRQYQVKLIVYNPVDEVIVKWIN; encoded by the coding sequence ATGTCAGCCAAAGACCGATTCCATGAGGCAGTCAAAAAAGGCCTTCAGAAAGAGCAGTGGGTGATTACACATGACCCTTTAAGGATTGAGTTTGGAAAGGAGGATGAAGTTAGAATTGACTTAGGTGCAGAACGGCTGTTAGCAGCCGAAAAAGCTGGAGAAAAAATTGCGGTAGAAGTTAAAAGTTTTTTGAGTGACTCAGCATTGTTTGATTTTTATATGGCGCTGGGTCAATTTTTGAATTACCGTTTAGTTTTAGAAGTCACTCAAAAGGAACGAATTTTATATTTAGCCGTACCAATTGCCACCTATGAATCGTTTTTTCAACGTGATTTACCTCAAGCATCAGTACGGCAATATCAAGTAAAGCTGATTGTGTACAATCCAGTGGATGAGGTAATAGTCAAATGGATAAATTAG
- a CDS encoding XisI protein yields MDKLAFYRQCIQELLTQYSKSTPINGEIEVQTIFDTENDHYQIVDLGWDKHRRIYNCVMHLDIKDGKIWIQRNQTDKLLANELLAMGVPKKDIVFGLQPIYARECTGFGVA; encoded by the coding sequence ATGGATAAATTAGCCTTTTATCGTCAGTGTATTCAAGAACTGTTGACCCAATACAGCAAAAGTACACCCATAAATGGGGAAATTGAAGTACAAACAATTTTTGATACAGAAAATGACCATTATCAAATTGTTGATTTGGGGTGGGATAAACATCGCCGCATCTACAATTGTGTAATGCATTTAGACATTAAAGATGGTAAAATATGGATTCAACGCAATCAAACTGATAAGTTGCTAGCAAATGAATTGCTAGCAATGGGTGTACCAAAAAAAGATATTGTATTCGGTTTACAGCCCATCTATGCAAGAGAATGTACGGGGTTTGGTGTGGCTTAA